A stretch of DNA from bacterium:
GCGCTGACCATCGCCGAGACCGGGCACCTCTGCCTGGCGACGCTGCACACCAACAGCACCTTCGAGACGATCAACCGCATCGTCGACGTCTTCCCCTCGGGCCAGCAGAACCAGATCCGTTCGCAGCTCTCGTTCTGCCTGAAGGGCGTGCTCACGCAGCAGCTCATCCCGCGGGCCCGCGGCGGGGGACGCGTGCTGGCCATGGAGATCATGGTCTGCACCCCGGGCATCAAGGCGATGATCCGGGACGACAAGGTGCATCAGATCTACGGTCTGATGCAGGCCGGTCAGAAGCACGGCATGCAGACGATGAACCAGTCGCTGCACCAGGCCGTCATCAACAAGTGGATCAGCATGGAAGAGGCCATGAGCCGGTCGACCGACGTCGGTGAGCTGATGCAGATGCTGGGTGAACCCGCCGGCGTCTGAGTCGGGCGGAACCGATCTATGGAAAGGGGAGGAATCCCGTGAGCGACACCACCAAATACCTCTGGAAGGGCAAGACCGCCAAGGGCGAGATCCTTTCGGGGGAATACGAGGCCACGAGCAAGGACGAGTTGACGGCGTACCTGCGCAAGCGCAGGATCACCATCACCTCGATCAAGGAGAAGAAGAAGGCCGGCGGCGTCACCCTCTTCAAGAAGAAGGGCGTGAGCGTGAAGGACCTGTCGGTCTTCACCCGCCAGTTCGCCACCATGGTGAACGCCGGTCTGCCCCTCGTGCAGTGCCTCGACGTGCTCGGGCGCCAGCTCGAGAAGCCCCACTTCAAGGAAGTGGTGCTGCAGGTCACGGCGGACGTGGAGGGGGGCTCGACCCTGGCCGAGGCGCTCGGCAAGCACCCCAAGATCTTCTCCGACCTGTACGTGAACATGATCGCGGCCGGCGAGGCCGGCGGTATCCTGGACGTGATCCTGGGCCGTCTGGCCGTGTTCCTCGAGAAGGCCGACGCCCTGCAGCGCAAGGTGAAGGGCGCCATGACCTACCCGGTCATCGTGCTGACGGTCGCCGGCGGCGCCTGCATCTTCATGCTCATGTTCGTGATCCCGGTCTTCGCCAAGATGTTCGCCGACTTCGGCGGCGTGCTGCCCGCCCCGACCCGGATCGTCATGAACGTCTCCGACTTCATCCGCGGCTACTGGTGGGCCCTGGGCGCCGGCGCCTTCGCCGCGACGGTGATCTTCAAGCGCTACCGCGCGACCGAGAGCGGCCGCCGCAACACCGACCGCGCCGCCATGAAGATGCCGATCCTCGGCAACGTGATCCTGAAGTCGGCCGTGGCCCGCTTCACCCGCACCCTGGGCACCCTGATCGGGTCCGGCGTGCCGATCCTGCAGGGCCTGGAGATCACGTCCCGCACCGCGGGCAACAAGGTCATCCAGGAGGCCATCGGGGCCACCGCCAAGTCCATCAGCCAGGGCGACACCATCGCCGAGCCGCTGAAGGCGAGCGGCGTGTTCCCGCCCATGGTCGTCCAGATGATCGGCATCGGCGAGCAGACCGGCGCCCTGGACGAGATGCTGGCCAAGATCGCCGACTTCTACGACGACGAGGTCGACGCGGCGGTCGAGGCCCTCACCGCCGCCATCGAGCCGATCATGATCGTGCTCATGGGCGGCATGGTGGGCTCGATGCTCGTGGCCATGTACCTGCCCATGTTCAAGATGTCGAGCGTCGTGGGGTAACGCCTTGACCAACGCAGAGAGCGGCAGCCGGGACGATTCCCGCCAGAAGAAGCCCGGCCGCCGCGATCCCGGACTCGTCCTCCTGAAGTGGCGGCTGCATCTGGTGGCCGCCCTTCTCGTGTTCGGCGCCGGGGCCTGGATGATCGACCACACCGCGGTCGTCGTGCCCGGCCTGGTGGGCTCCCTCGGCCTGCTCGTGACCACGGTCGCGGTGGCCTGGGCGGCCCTGCAGGCGGGCGCTCCGCGGCGGGTGCTGGCCATGGTGCAGCTGGTGGCCGACGTGGTCATCGTGGCCCTGGTGGTCCACTTCACGGGCGGCCCGTACTCCGTCTTCCCGCTGG
This window harbors:
- a CDS encoding type II secretion system F family protein, translating into MSDTTKYLWKGKTAKGEILSGEYEATSKDELTAYLRKRRITITSIKEKKKAGGVTLFKKKGVSVKDLSVFTRQFATMVNAGLPLVQCLDVLGRQLEKPHFKEVVLQVTADVEGGSTLAEALGKHPKIFSDLYVNMIAAGEAGGILDVILGRLAVFLEKADALQRKVKGAMTYPVIVLTVAGGACIFMLMFVIPVFAKMFADFGGVLPAPTRIVMNVSDFIRGYWWALGAGAFAATVIFKRYRATESGRRNTDRAAMKMPILGNVILKSAVARFTRTLGTLIGSGVPILQGLEITSRTAGNKVIQEAIGATAKSISQGDTIAEPLKASGVFPPMVVQMIGIGEQTGALDEMLAKIADFYDDEVDAAVEALTAAIEPIMIVLMGGMVGSMLVAMYLPMFKMSSVVG